The DNA segment GTGATGTTCTACGTCAAGCTATAGCATTAATGCAAATTATGGTGATAGCTAAAGAACAAACTCAAAATTTAGGTATTCCTGAAGCAGAACAATTAATAGCTAGAGAAATCATCACACTACCTAAAGCAGTACCAACCACTCATCCACTAGATAATTTTATGGAAACCTTTGGTGCTTGGGAAGATGAACGCACACCAGAAGCTATTATTCAAGATATTTATGATAACCGTTGCATTTCTAACTCTGATTACACCCTGTGACTTACTTAACCAATAAATAAGTTACCCCATAGTTATAAGCTATGGGGTAAGGGTGAAGATTTTCGCTAAAGTTATTAACTTCTAAATAAGGCGCTGCGAGTTTCTGGCCCAACTACACCATCTACACGTAAACCATTATTGGCTTGAAACTCACGCACTCGACGGACTGTCACCGTACCATAATATCCTGTGGGTTCCACACCAAGCGCTCTCTGCACTTCGGAAACGGCTGAACCGCGAGAACCGAAACCCAGTGTTACAGGGCCACCAGTTGGTGGTTGGTTTTGGTTCCCTCTAAACAGCGCGTTGCGGGTTTGTGGGCCGACGATACCATCTGCACGTAAGCCATTATTGGCTTGAAACTCGCGCACACGTCGAGCTGTTACTGCACCATAATACCCTGTGGGTTCAACTCCGATCGCTCTCTGCACTGCGGAAACTGCTTGTCCACGAGAACCAAGGCGCAGTGTGACAGTCCCCCCAACACCAGGGCCGGGGTTGCCAGGACGACCACCAGACATTCCACTCACCCATTTAGCCGCTACGTATCTGTTACCAGATAGGCGAGCAAAACCATTAACGTTGCCTGTGGAATTGATTTGAGTTCCATTAGGGATACAGTCTACGACTTTGGCATTGATGCTAGGGGAGGTACGCACATTTAGACAACTGCCGTTAGTACGCACGTATGCGGCCAAAGCACCATTAACTTGAGTCAGGGCTGTAAACAATACCATTAAGCCGGCTACAGATAGCCAAGCGGAAGACTTGAGCAATTTACCCCAGCTAAAATCAAACTTTGGTAGTTCATATTCCAGATATTCAGTTTGACCATTTGCCTCTTGGTTAGCAATGACCATAGAAGAATAAGCAATAAATTCCATTAGTGAACACCTTATGTCTAACAGCTAAAAGATGACAATAAATACCAGATTTGTGTACTTTATACTACTGATCATAGAGTGTTTTCCCTTTATGTATCAGCAAAAAGTAAGAAAATTTATAAAAACAATTGTCGGCACATTTTTCATCATTGATGAAATTTAAAGAAATATCAGCAAATGCTCATCTTTGTACTCATAGTTAACCTGATTTTTTTATTTATTAGAAGTATAAAAACTATCGGTACGTATCTGACTACCATTACGCCAAATTTCCACTTGTTCCGGACTAACTACGTAAGAGAAACTACCATTATCTGCCTGATATCTATTTTTACCGATACTCCAGGCTGGTATTTTGACGGGCTGGTTTGGATTTTGTTTCAACTCACCAATATAAAACAACTGCCCATTTTCGTTGCAGACTCGGACTAGTATATTTGTTGTCTCACCTTCAAGTATCGTCAAACCACTGCATCTCGTATCAGTAACTATCGGTGCAAACGCTACGGGAATGTTTTGCGCGGGTGAGACTGGCTGTTCTATGGGGATTGGTATGGAGGGAGTGGGGGAAGAATTATTTTCAGGTTTGGTTGGGGGATTTTCCTGTACTCGCCTAGCTTGATTAACTTTAGCTGTATTACTAGCAACAGGTTGTGAGGAAATTTTGCTGGCGGTAGAAGATGTTAAAACAGTCATGGGGTTAACGGCTACTTTCCCATTGGGATAATATTCAAAGTGTAAATGTGGTGCGGTACTATTACCTGTAGACCCCATTTCCGCGATGATTTGTCCTTGTTTCACCTGTTGACCTTTGCTGACTAACAAACGGCGATTATGTCCGTAAACAGTGACGCTACCATTAGGATGTTTGATTTCGATAGCATTACCTAGTCCCCATTCATCCCATCCGACTTTGACTACTTTCCCAGTCGCCGCCGCGAAAATTGGTGTTCCCGATGGGGCTGCAATATCAATTCCTTCATGTTGATATTTGCGAAAGCCTTGGGAAATATATCCTTGCGTAGGCCAAATCAAGTTAGTACTAAGAGTTGGAATAGGAATAGCTATAGGTTTTTGGGGAATTTGCGAATTACCTGCTACTTGAGTTAAGGCACTAGTATTTGTACTGAGGACTGCAATTAAAGAGGCTAAAGTAATACATAAGTAAGTACAGCAGCGAAGGATAGTACTTTTTTTGGCTAGTTTTAAAAGCATAAAAAATCTTTCGGATACTTAATTGATATTCGCTATTTCATGCTCATGCTGGAATTATCAGGGAAGTTTTTGGTCAAATTTATAACTTTAATAGATGTCTTACATAAAATAGACGGACGCTTTCCTCTGAAAGTGTCACGGTAAGTTAAATAGAGCAGAAAGACCTAAAAATAAGACTTATTTAATAGAGTACCCACAATTTAGAGGAAAAAATTGAAAATTAACAGTGGGTAAAAGGGGTGTAAGGGTATAAGGGTATAGGGGTATAAGGCAATACGCTTCAGTTCAGATATGGGAAAACATCACAAAACCTCGGTACTACTGGGTTTTGTTGCTTGAATGTTACTCCACTCAAGGTAATCTTTTGAGATGGCAGGTTAATTGAACACAAAGGCAAGATGCTGATCCTAGCTAATCTTGCCATAGTCGGGAAATGAGAATTATTTGACTTACGATTTAAACTTTTGTTCCATTTGCAGAAATTGGGGAACGCCGACAAGGGCTTGAAAATCTTGAAAGTTCACTATGTCAGTAAAATTAGCTGTGCTTCCCTGTTCTTTAATATGACTTAAGCAAGCTGTTAAAGTTTGCGTTACTGCCAATAAACCAGTAAGGGGGAAAAACACGATTTTAAAGCCTAAATCTTGTAGTTCTGATGCAGATAGTGGGGGAGTTTTGCCGCCTTCAACAATATTGGCTACTAGGGGTGTGTGAGGGAAAGCTGAGGCGATCGCCTTTAATTCTGCCACAGACTGGGGAGCTTCCACAAATAGTATATCTGCGCCTGCCTCAATGTAAGCATGACCACGGGCGATCGCTTCCTCTAAACCCAGTGGGCCACGGGCATCGGTACGCGCAATAATGACTAAACCACTATCACCCCGCGCCTCTACTGCTGCACGAATTTTGCCAGCGTGTTCAGATGTGGGTATAACTCGCTTCCCTTCAAAATGTCCGCACTTTTTCGGCCATTCTTGGTCTTCTAACAATACGCCCGCCACACCCAACTGCACAGCATCCTTGATAGTCCGCATCACATTTAAAGCATTGCCATAGCCAGTATCTAAATCGGCAATGAGAGGAACACTCACGGACTGAGCAATACGCCCCACACTATAAAGCGCTTCTGTAGCTGTAAGAAAACCGTAATCTGGCAAACCCAAAGTAGATGCAGCAATACCAAAACCACTGGTAGCCACCACATCAAAACCAATATTTTCAGCCAGTTTGGCACTCAGGCAATCGTAGATACCAGGAATTACAATAATTTCAGGATTTGCAAGTAACTGCCGCAGTTTGTGGCTAGAAGACATATAAAAATACAAATTACGCAACAGTTTGAGGATACAACAAGGGAATAATTCGTAATTTGTAGTTCGTAATTCGTAATTAAAGAGGACTGTACGCCATATAAAAGCGATCGCATCTGCAAAAGCACAGCCACTCGCTGAGGAGAGCAAGGAACAGAGGGGAGAACTTACTCAAAGATTTCCCCCCTCCCTACTCCCTAACCTACATAGGGATTATCAATTCTGTCTACAGAGACGTTGCTAGACAATGGCAGACGACCTGGATTTAAGCGAGGTTCTGCTGCATAGCCTACAGGAACTAAGACAGCGATCGCTAAATCAGAATTATCCGTCGCACCAATTACTTCTTTTACTTGGTCTTCAATCCAGCCATTCATAAAGCAGGTGGATAAGCCTAAACTTTCTGCTGCTAATACCAAATGGGTAGCAGCAATAATTGCATCCTTAATCGCATATTCCCGGCGCTTATCTCCCAGTCCTGCTTGAAATTGGGGAATAGCATTTTTAAAATAATTCACAGTCCCTTCATTCCAAGCCCCAGTGGCCAATGCTGTTTCAAAAACCGGGGTTAAGTCTCCTTCACCTACGCTGGAATCGGCAGCGAAAACAAAAGTTACAGGTGCTTCGATAATTTGTTTTTGGTTCCAAGAGGCGGCACAAAGGGCTGCTTTTTGCGCCTCATCTTGCACCAAAATAATTCGCCAATCTTGAATATTAAAGCTACTGGGTGCGGCTACAGTCAAGTCTACTAGTTGTTTCAGTAATTCTGGGGCAATGGGGTCTGTTTTAAAAGTTTTAATCGAGCGACGCTGGACTATAGCGCTAGGTACATCTAGCGGTTGAATTTGGGTGATGGTACTCATGAGATTCTCCCTTATGATTGATGATGCAATGTTGGAAACAGGGTGTAGGGGTGTAGAGAAAAGATGTCTTTCCTCTGTGTCCATGAAACAAGTCTCATTGAGACTGCCTAGCCTATGGTTACAACCTCTTACTTATTAGCAACTGCTAAAAATGGATAATCTGTATAGCCTTTTTCACCACCACCATAAAAGGTTGTGGGGTCTGCCTGATTGAGTGGTGCGTTCACCTCTAGGCGTTCAGGTAAATCAGGATTGGAGATAAACAGCGTCCCAAAGGCAACTAAATCTGCTGCTTTGTTGGCTATGACAGTATCGCCTTTTTCACGGGTATAACCACCATTAACAATGAGTGTACCTGTAAAGCGATCGCGTAGATGGCTAGTAGGTACAACTGTGCCACCATGTCTAATGTCTGCGTCTATAGCTTCAAAGATATGTAAATAGGATAAGTTGAAGCGGTTCAGTGCTTGAGCTACGTAACCAAATGTTTCTAAAGGATGAGAGTCACGGATATCGTTAAATGTCCCACTAGGCGATAGTCTGACTCCTACCCTTTGGGAATCCCACACACTTGTTATCGCCTCGGTTACTTCTAATAAAAGTCGGGCGCGATTCTCAATCGCACCCCCATACTCGTCTGTACGTTGATTCGTCCCATCTCTAAGAAACTGGTCGATTAAATAACCATTGGCAGCATGAATTTCTACACCATCAAACCCAGCCGCTAGGGCGTTTGCAGCCCCTTGGCGATATTGTTCGACAATAGCGGGAATTTCTGATGTGTCCAAAGCACGAGGCGTAACATAAGGTTTCTTGCCTTCATAAGTTAATACCTCACCTTTAGGCGCAATGGCTGAAGGTGCTACAGGTAATCCCCCATCTGGCTGCAAGTCAGGGTGAGATATTCTGCCGACGTGCCACAGTTGCAGAAAAATTCTGCCCCCTTGTTGATGTACAGTATCAGTTACTAGTTTCCACCCTGCTACTTGTTCTGGGGAATGGATGCCTGGTGTATGGGGATACCCTTGTCCTTGGGGTGTCACCTGGGTAGCTTCGGCAATAATTAATCCTGCTGAAGCACGTTGACCATAGTAGATAGCATTAAGTTGATGCGGTACATTTCCCTCACCAGCTCTTTGTCTGGTTAAAGGAGCCATCACTATCCGGTTGGGTAATTCTAGTTCTCCCAATTGGTAGGAAGAGAATAGGTTGATGTTGGTAGACATAATCTCAGTTTCTCGTAATTGGGATGTGGATACTTGAGAGATAGAAACAGGGAGCAGAGGAGAGTTCTTATACAGGTTATTTCCCCTTTGCCTCTCTGCTTCATCAGACACCTAAAGCTTGTGAGAAATGCGGGTTACGCTTCTTGAATATGCTGTGTTAAAGTCTTAGTCAATGTGGTCTTGGAAACAGCCCCTACAACTGTATTAACTTGCCTTCCACCCTTAAAAACCATTAGTGTAGGAATGCTACGAATTCCGTAATGACTGGCAACAGTGGGATTTTGATCTGTATTCAGTTTTACCACTTTCACTAGTC comes from the Nostoc sp. PCC 7120 = FACHB-418 genome and includes:
- a CDS encoding peptidoglycan-binding domain-containing protein, translated to MEFIAYSSMVIANQEANGQTEYLEYELPKFDFSWGKLLKSSAWLSVAGLMVLFTALTQVNGALAAYVRTNGSCLNVRTSPSINAKVVDCIPNGTQINSTGNVNGFARLSGNRYVAAKWVSGMSGGRPGNPGPGVGGTVTLRLGSRGQAVSAVQRAIGVEPTGYYGAVTARRVREFQANNGLRADGIVGPQTRNALFRGNQNQPPTGGPVTLGFGSRGSAVSEVQRALGVEPTGYYGTVTVRRVREFQANNGLRVDGVVGPETRSALFRS
- a CDS encoding M23 family metallopeptidase, with translation MLLKLAKKSTILRCCTYLCITLASLIAVLSTNTSALTQVAGNSQIPQKPIAIPIPTLSTNLIWPTQGYISQGFRKYQHEGIDIAAPSGTPIFAAATGKVVKVGWDEWGLGNAIEIKHPNGSVTVYGHNRRLLVSKGQQVKQGQIIAEMGSTGNSTAPHLHFEYYPNGKVAVNPMTVLTSSTASKISSQPVASNTAKVNQARRVQENPPTKPENNSSPTPSIPIPIEQPVSPAQNIPVAFAPIVTDTRCSGLTILEGETTNILVRVCNENGQLFYIGELKQNPNQPVKIPAWSIGKNRYQADNGSFSYVVSPEQVEIWRNGSQIRTDSFYTSNK
- a CDS encoding isocitrate lyase/PEP mutase family protein: MSSSHKLRQLLANPEIIVIPGIYDCLSAKLAENIGFDVVATSGFGIAASTLGLPDYGFLTATEALYSVGRIAQSVSVPLIADLDTGYGNALNVMRTIKDAVQLGVAGVLLEDQEWPKKCGHFEGKRVIPTSEHAGKIRAAVEARGDSGLVIIARTDARGPLGLEEAIARGHAYIEAGADILFVEAPQSVAELKAIASAFPHTPLVANIVEGGKTPPLSASELQDLGFKIVFFPLTGLLAVTQTLTACLSHIKEQGSTANFTDIVNFQDFQALVGVPQFLQMEQKFKS
- a CDS encoding nitroreductase family protein encodes the protein MSTITQIQPLDVPSAIVQRRSIKTFKTDPIAPELLKQLVDLTVAAPSSFNIQDWRIILVQDEAQKAALCAASWNQKQIIEAPVTFVFAADSSVGEGDLTPVFETALATGAWNEGTVNYFKNAIPQFQAGLGDKRREYAIKDAIIAATHLVLAAESLGLSTCFMNGWIEDQVKEVIGATDNSDLAIAVLVPVGYAAEPRLNPGRLPLSSNVSVDRIDNPYVG
- a CDS encoding alkene reductase, which encodes MSTNINLFSSYQLGELELPNRIVMAPLTRQRAGEGNVPHQLNAIYYGQRASAGLIIAEATQVTPQGQGYPHTPGIHSPEQVAGWKLVTDTVHQQGGRIFLQLWHVGRISHPDLQPDGGLPVAPSAIAPKGEVLTYEGKKPYVTPRALDTSEIPAIVEQYRQGAANALAAGFDGVEIHAANGYLIDQFLRDGTNQRTDEYGGAIENRARLLLEVTEAITSVWDSQRVGVRLSPSGTFNDIRDSHPLETFGYVAQALNRFNLSYLHIFEAIDADIRHGGTVVPTSHLRDRFTGTLIVNGGYTREKGDTVIANKAADLVAFGTLFISNPDLPERLEVNAPLNQADPTTFYGGGEKGYTDYPFLAVANK
- the trxA gene encoding thioredoxin; this encodes MSSITNVTEATFKQEVLDSNVPVLVDFWAPWCGPCRMVAPVVDEVASEYEGLVKVVKLNTDQNPTVASHYGIRSIPTLMVFKGGRQVNTVVGAVSKTTLTKTLTQHIQEA